A single Acidaminococcus sp. DNA region contains:
- a CDS encoding GNAT family N-acetyltransferase, translated as MSSMITIRSAAVSDAAALLEIYAPYVKETAITFEYTVPTLEDFEGRIRSTLQRFPYLVAEKDGHIVGYAYLGYFNIRAAYDHSAETSIYVKKDERHGGIGGKLYHAIEEAAKAMHIYNLNACIGYPADDKTEDPYLSLNSPEFHAHLGYTLVGRFHKCGYKFGRWYDMIWMEKMLEEHTDKPAAFIPYPKLKR; from the coding sequence ATGTCGTCCATGATTACTATCCGCAGTGCGGCTGTCTCGGACGCAGCTGCGCTGCTTGAAATTTATGCGCCTTACGTCAAGGAAACTGCCATCACTTTTGAATATACGGTACCAACATTGGAAGATTTTGAAGGCAGGATTCGCAGTACACTGCAGCGTTTCCCCTATTTAGTCGCAGAAAAGGACGGTCATATCGTCGGTTATGCCTATCTCGGCTACTTTAATATCAGAGCAGCCTATGACCATTCGGCTGAAACCAGTATTTACGTGAAGAAGGACGAAAGACACGGCGGTATTGGCGGCAAACTTTATCACGCCATTGAAGAAGCCGCCAAGGCAATGCACATTTATAATCTTAATGCGTGCATCGGCTACCCTGCAGATGATAAGACCGAAGATCCTTATCTTTCTCTCAATAGCCCGGAGTTCCATGCACATCTGGGATATACGCTGGTTGGACGTTTCCACAAATGTGGATATAAGTTCGGCCGCTGGTATGACATGATTTGGATGGAGAAAATGCTGGAAGAACATACTGATAAACCAGCAGCATTCATCCCCTACCCGAAATTAAAGCGCTAA
- a CDS encoding DUF554 domain-containing protein, whose amino-acid sequence MIGLGTIVNACAIAAGSTIGLVLGRGIKEKYRETVIKGLAVCVMMLGLQMSLKGEHILLTIASIVIGSLIGEALNIEKRLNDFGLWLGSHFSKGTEEGTSRFAQGFLNTSLLYCVGAMAIVGSIQDGISGDTRILYTKAMIDGLSGIIYAANMGIGVLFSAISVAVYQGILTILAGLLAPFVTEAVVQEISVSGGLMIFAIGINMLELTSIRVGNMVPGLFVAGLMAYFMY is encoded by the coding sequence ATGATTGGATTAGGTACGATTGTCAACGCCTGTGCGATTGCTGCAGGCAGTACCATAGGACTCGTTCTGGGCAGAGGCATCAAAGAGAAGTATCGGGAAACGGTCATAAAAGGCCTGGCCGTTTGTGTTATGATGCTCGGACTTCAAATGTCATTAAAGGGAGAACACATCCTGCTCACAATTGCCAGTATTGTCATTGGGTCTTTAATTGGAGAAGCGCTCAATATAGAAAAGCGCTTGAATGATTTTGGCTTGTGGCTGGGAAGTCACTTTTCCAAGGGAACAGAAGAGGGAACCAGTCGGTTTGCCCAAGGCTTTTTGAACACCAGCCTGCTGTATTGTGTAGGAGCCATGGCTATTGTAGGATCTATCCAGGATGGTATCAGCGGGGATACCAGAATCCTTTATACAAAGGCTATGATCGACGGACTGAGCGGCATCATTTATGCGGCCAACATGGGGATAGGGGTGCTGTTTTCCGCAATATCGGTGGCCGTGTACCAGGGAATACTGACAATTCTTGCTGGTCTCCTGGCTCCCTTTGTTACCGAAGCTGTGGTACAGGAAATCTCTGTATCGGGCGGGCTCATGATATTTGCTATTGGCATCAACATGCTGGAACTTACTTCCATTAGGGTGGGCAACATGGTTCCTGGGTTATTTGTAGCCGGGCTGATGGCCTATTTTATGTATTGA
- a CDS encoding ParB/RepB/Spo0J family partition protein: MPSKKGGLGRNGLDSMFGPMKQAVPDKQSGETVGEISVKNLVPNPYQPRHVFDEEALKELTASVKESGIIQPLIVRKKGRQYEIVAGERRWRAAKNAGLTKVPVVIRSYDDKTMMEVALIENMQRSNLNPMEEARGIKTMMETLSLTQEEVAKRLGKSRTAVANSLRLLNLPDEISEMVAAKALTMGQVRPLLGLKDKDQMVTLAHRAQEEGWSARMVEEYVTGEKNGLKEKAIMEAVENAKNGGKKAREKARKAVRKSQNIYTRTYEEALTEYLGTKVNIQPGRKQHGGKIVIEYYSDEDFERVYMLIKNKKEEKKGADAEKTFSV; encoded by the coding sequence GTGCCAAGTAAAAAAGGCGGATTGGGCAGAAACGGTCTGGATAGTATGTTCGGGCCAATGAAACAGGCCGTGCCGGATAAACAGTCCGGAGAAACAGTAGGGGAGATTTCTGTAAAGAATCTGGTCCCGAACCCTTATCAGCCTCGTCATGTATTTGACGAAGAGGCTCTGAAGGAACTAACTGCATCAGTAAAGGAAAGCGGAATCATTCAGCCTCTGATTGTCCGTAAAAAGGGGCGGCAGTACGAAATCGTTGCAGGCGAACGCCGCTGGCGTGCTGCTAAGAATGCAGGTCTTACTAAAGTGCCGGTCGTCATTCGTTCTTACGATGATAAAACCATGATGGAAGTAGCTCTGATTGAAAATATGCAGCGGAGCAACCTGAATCCGATGGAAGAGGCTCGTGGTATCAAGACCATGATGGAAACCTTGTCCCTGACTCAGGAAGAAGTGGCAAAACGGCTTGGAAAGAGCCGTACAGCAGTTGCCAATTCACTCAGGCTCCTTAATCTGCCGGATGAGATTTCAGAGATGGTAGCTGCTAAAGCCTTGACGATGGGACAGGTTCGCCCGCTCCTGGGCCTCAAGGATAAAGACCAGATGGTTACTTTGGCACACCGTGCGCAGGAGGAGGGATGGTCCGCCCGCATGGTAGAAGAATACGTAACGGGTGAGAAAAATGGCCTGAAGGAAAAAGCAATTATGGAAGCCGTCGAGAATGCTAAAAACGGCGGAAAGAAAGCCAGGGAAAAAGCTCGTAAAGCGGTGCGTAAGAGCCAGAACATCTACACTCGTACATATGAAGAAGCACTGACTGAGTATCTGGGCACAAAAGTCAATATTCAGCCGGGAAGAAAACAGCATGGCGGGAAAATCGTCATTGAATATTATAGTGACGAAGACTTTGAGAGAGTATACATGCTGATCAAAAACAAAAAAGAGGAAAAGAAAGGCGCTGACGCGGAGAAAACGTTTTCCGTGTAA
- a CDS encoding AAA family ATPase: MSHVIAIANQKGGVGKTTTSINLSACLASPRRKVLLVDLDSQGNATSGLGINKNELKHDMYDVLINGVRMEEIITPTQWKNLSVAPATVNLAGAEIDMIDKKNRAKCLKKPLDKVRDMYDYILIDCPPSLSLLTINALTAADSVIIPIQCEFYALEGVAQLLQSVERIKASSNPDLYVEGIVMTMADSRTHLSNDVVKAVQEHFPNLLYRTLIPRSVRLGEAPSYGMPITAYDPHSKAAEAYKALTREVLRRAK; encoded by the coding sequence ATGTCTCACGTAATCGCCATTGCCAACCAGAAAGGCGGCGTAGGTAAGACCACGACAAGCATTAATTTATCTGCCTGCCTGGCAAGCCCGCGCAGAAAAGTCCTTCTGGTCGACCTTGATTCCCAGGGAAATGCGACGAGCGGCCTTGGAATCAACAAAAATGAATTAAAACATGATATGTATGATGTGCTGATTAATGGTGTCCGGATGGAAGAAATCATCACGCCGACACAGTGGAAAAACCTGTCTGTCGCGCCTGCCACGGTGAATTTAGCCGGCGCCGAAATTGATATGATCGACAAAAAGAACCGGGCCAAATGCTTGAAAAAGCCACTCGATAAGGTTCGTGACATGTATGATTATATTTTAATTGACTGCCCGCCGTCACTCAGCCTTCTGACCATCAATGCACTGACTGCAGCGGATTCTGTCATCATACCGATTCAATGCGAATTCTACGCTTTGGAAGGCGTAGCACAGCTGCTGCAGTCCGTGGAACGTATCAAAGCATCCAGCAATCCGGATCTGTATGTGGAAGGTATTGTTATGACAATGGCAGACAGCCGGACACATTTGTCCAACGATGTGGTAAAGGCAGTACAGGAACATTTCCCGAATCTCCTTTACCGGACATTGATACCCAGAAGTGTACGGCTGGGAGAAGCCCCCAGCTATGGAATGCCGATTACGGCATATGATCCGCACTCGAAAGCTGCGGAAGCCTATAAAGCTTTAACCCGGGAGGTGCTGCGTCGTGCCAAGTAA
- a CDS encoding Abi family protein has protein sequence MSEPVTRTSFLPVKVLIHQMKQEGITFHHISEKKAKKVLTEESYCFKVMAQAANYDTVINHKGQRQYIHLDFAYLAELTALDLRLRSLVIQMCLDIENSLRSLLFQEITANPDAEESEIIAAWDPHNEHRHQLNDNLSSSYCKSLVAKYSPGFPLAVMLELTHFGALSRFTVFYDKRYPHRIPFDVSLLGPVRDLRNASAHHNCLLFDVRHDSGGPINPIIAAFAERHCIKGWKIWLRNKPLHDLACLIYLYPRIVRDKNRCHKTCKILEKFFNKRMLRHKSWFRRNAALRNAYRMMKLLFEAVAKEQAWNR, from the coding sequence GTGTCGGAACCTGTCACAAGAACGAGTTTTCTTCCTGTAAAAGTACTCATTCACCAAATGAAACAAGAAGGAATTACTTTCCATCACATTTCCGAAAAGAAAGCAAAAAAAGTTTTGACAGAGGAGAGTTACTGCTTCAAGGTCATGGCCCAGGCCGCTAATTACGATACAGTCATTAATCATAAGGGACAGCGTCAATACATTCATCTAGATTTTGCCTATCTTGCCGAACTGACTGCACTTGACCTGCGTCTAAGAAGTCTTGTTATTCAGATGTGCCTTGATATCGAAAATTCTCTCCGCAGTCTGCTCTTTCAGGAAATTACGGCAAATCCAGATGCAGAGGAATCTGAAATTATCGCAGCCTGGGATCCACACAATGAGCACCGTCATCAGCTGAATGATAATCTCAGCTCCTCGTACTGCAAAAGCCTCGTCGCAAAGTACAGCCCCGGTTTTCCCCTCGCTGTAATGCTGGAACTCACTCATTTTGGAGCCTTATCCCGCTTTACTGTATTCTATGACAAACGGTATCCTCATCGTATCCCTTTCGATGTCAGTCTCCTTGGTCCGGTTCGTGATCTGCGGAATGCATCAGCGCATCATAACTGTCTTCTCTTTGATGTCCGACACGACTCCGGTGGTCCCATCAATCCAATCATTGCTGCCTTTGCAGAGCGTCATTGTATAAAAGGGTGGAAGATATGGCTCCGAAATAAACCCCTTCATGACCTTGCCTGCCTGATTTATCTCTATCCCCGTATTGTTAGAGACAAGAACCGCTGTCATAAGACCTGCAAAATCTTAGAGAAGTTTTTCAATAAGCGCATGCTTCGTCATAAATCCTGGTTTCGGCGAAACGCGGCACTCCGAAATGCCTATAGAATGATGAAGCTACTTTTTGAAGCGGTAGCGAAAGAACAGGCCTGGAACCGCTAA
- a CDS encoding helix-turn-helix transcriptional regulator, giving the protein MDDVEPGKDAASTGRESGTAETAEKAMGDKKKILCQFIGAKVRYYRMLCGIDSEGLSQAELGERAHLHPDTISRIERGTYNDSVPLSTLVDVAEALGVDVLDLVSMTDLEKRLIHWE; this is encoded by the coding sequence ATGGATGATGTGGAGCCGGGAAAGGATGCGGCCAGTACGGGCAGAGAAAGCGGCACGGCGGAAACGGCAGAAAAGGCTATGGGGGACAAAAAGAAAATACTGTGTCAATTTATCGGTGCAAAAGTGCGGTACTACCGTATGTTGTGCGGCATTGATTCAGAAGGTTTGAGTCAGGCCGAACTTGGAGAGCGGGCTCACCTTCATCCGGATACCATTTCCCGGATTGAACGGGGAACCTATAATGACAGTGTACCTCTCTCCACTCTGGTAGATGTTGCAGAGGCGCTTGGAGTCGATGTTTTAGATCTTGTTTCTATGACAGATCTGGAAAAGAGACTTATCCACTGGGAATGA
- a CDS encoding ISL3 family transposase, translating into MSFTNYTIQNNAECQDVFYNVFMPEDPFDDSQEIVICSEKKYTDFRCPKCGQKMYSYEPFSTYLKSFPAYPEHTRMIRFEGHRFRCSCCHATITEPIPFKYPGTRITMRASLWIETLLRNGIPANAIAKMSGIHWSTIRYVHKQLMDESLDKYEMELELTSYKPRFLAIDEFAIHKGHTYATCVMDLATGYILWVGRGRAIADFEHFFKEYDQTKLTEVKAVAMDMNASYNKLVQEHLPQAKVVYDRYHMQAQFGKEVLGVVRLDEARMHRDKANDMQEALKDASAEDKPALKERISEEKKNYRTLKKVRWPLLTNEDRLNPKSKEALQAIFAEHEDLAICYSMKEEMVALYELRDYDKALAGWKRWFKAALGSGIPALVRFAKIKLPRIDGLVNHALYPINTGKLEGFNNKIKVAKRRAYGYRDDEYFFTLIRYLSIPTVRGILPKKT; encoded by the coding sequence ATGTCCTTTACTAATTACACTATTCAAAATAATGCAGAATGTCAAGATGTCTTTTACAATGTCTTCATGCCGGAAGACCCTTTTGATGATAGCCAGGAGATTGTTATTTGCAGTGAAAAGAAATATACCGACTTCCGTTGTCCTAAATGTGGTCAGAAAATGTATTCTTACGAGCCATTTTCCACCTACTTGAAAAGTTTTCCTGCGTATCCTGAGCATACCAGGATGATCCGCTTTGAAGGGCATCGCTTCCGTTGCTCCTGCTGCCATGCAACCATCACTGAGCCTATTCCCTTTAAATATCCCGGAACTCGCATTACCATGAGGGCTTCCCTTTGGATTGAGACGCTGCTTCGTAATGGAATCCCTGCCAATGCAATTGCTAAGATGTCAGGAATTCACTGGAGCACGATTCGCTATGTCCACAAACAGCTCATGGATGAATCTCTCGATAAATATGAAATGGAATTGGAGCTGACCTCTTACAAGCCCCGTTTCCTGGCCATCGATGAGTTTGCTATCCATAAGGGACACACTTATGCCACTTGCGTCATGGATTTAGCGACAGGTTATATTCTCTGGGTTGGCAGAGGTCGGGCGATAGCTGACTTCGAGCATTTCTTCAAGGAATATGATCAGACGAAGCTGACAGAGGTCAAGGCAGTCGCCATGGATATGAACGCTTCCTACAACAAGCTGGTACAAGAACATCTGCCGCAAGCTAAGGTCGTGTATGATCGTTACCACATGCAGGCTCAATTCGGGAAGGAAGTATTAGGTGTAGTAAGACTTGATGAGGCCAGAATGCATAGGGATAAAGCCAACGACATGCAAGAAGCATTAAAAGACGCAAGTGCTGAAGACAAGCCGGCTTTGAAAGAGCGGATATCCGAGGAAAAGAAGAACTACCGCACATTGAAGAAAGTCCGCTGGCCGTTACTCACCAATGAAGATAGGCTGAATCCTAAGAGCAAAGAAGCGTTGCAGGCCATCTTTGCAGAGCACGAGGATCTGGCAATATGTTATTCCATGAAGGAAGAGATGGTAGCCCTCTATGAATTAAGGGACTATGACAAGGCTCTTGCAGGATGGAAGCGCTGGTTTAAAGCTGCACTAGGCAGCGGGATTCCGGCCCTGGTTAGGTTTGCTAAGATTAAGCTGCCAAGGATAGACGGACTGGTGAACCATGCCCTGTACCCGATAAACACAGGGAAGCTTGAGGGTTTCAACAACAAGATTAAAGTGGCCAAAAGAAGAGCGTACGGATACAGAGATGATGAGTACTTTTTCACGTTAATTCGCTACCTCTCAATTCCGACCGTAAGAGGTATACTCCCGAAAAAAACGTGA
- the rsmG gene encoding 16S rRNA (guanine(527)-N(7))-methyltransferase RsmG has translation MSYLETLRQGMDAIGCPLSEEQEARFIRYEEMLLETNKSLNLTAITDPDEVALKHMVDSLTVYDAKRFHNRTIADVGTGAGFPGLPLKIYDTTMRLTLIDSLAKRLHFLENVVQELGLGQVRCCHARAEEAGRDPKLREKFDVVVARAVAPMPVLAEYCLPLVRVGGVFYAMKGSKGMEETEEGRQAISILGGKIVDIRHLTLPGLTDKRYIITVEKIKPTSSQYPRRPGVASKKPLAVKVGAKK, from the coding sequence ATGAGTTATCTGGAGACGCTGCGTCAGGGCATGGATGCTATCGGATGTCCGCTTTCAGAAGAACAGGAAGCACGCTTTATCCGGTATGAAGAGATGCTCCTTGAAACCAATAAAAGCCTCAATTTAACAGCAATTACGGATCCTGATGAAGTGGCCTTGAAACACATGGTAGATTCGCTGACCGTGTACGATGCCAAACGATTTCATAACCGGACCATTGCTGATGTGGGAACGGGTGCAGGATTTCCGGGCCTGCCGCTTAAAATTTATGACACGACCATGCGCCTTACCTTGATTGATTCCCTGGCTAAACGCCTGCATTTTTTGGAGAACGTGGTGCAGGAGCTGGGACTTGGACAGGTTCGGTGCTGCCACGCCCGGGCCGAAGAAGCCGGCCGCGATCCAAAGCTTCGTGAAAAGTTTGATGTCGTTGTTGCCCGTGCTGTGGCTCCAATGCCGGTGCTCGCAGAATACTGTCTGCCGCTCGTACGCGTTGGGGGTGTATTCTACGCGATGAAAGGCAGCAAAGGAATGGAAGAAACCGAAGAAGGCCGCCAGGCCATTTCTATCCTCGGCGGTAAAATTGTTGATATCCGGCACCTCACACTGCCCGGACTCACGGATAAACGCTATATTATTACTGTTGAAAAAATTAAACCGACAAGCAGTCAATATCCCCGCCGGCCCGGTGTCGCCTCGAAAAAACCGCTGGCTGTGAAGGTTGGCGCTAAAAAATAA
- the mnmG gene encoding tRNA uridine-5-carboxymethylaminomethyl(34) synthesis enzyme MnmG, whose product MIVVDHYDVVVVGAGHAGCEAALAAARMGQKTLLATLSMDNIALMPCNPSVGGPAKGHLVREIDALGGQMGISADEACIQMRMLNTGKGYAVQALRAQADKPLYHTIMKQVVENQERLDVKQLMIDKLLIKNGAVQGVEAETGEVFEADCVILATGTYLRGRILYGEVAYMAGPNGQRSAMKLTDSLWKAGLDLMRFKTGTPARVDRRSIDFSKTIPQYGDEQLRNFSFISPITHRDQVPCYLTYTNPRTHKIIRDNLNRSCMFNGTIEGVGPRYCPSIESKIVRFADKDRHQLFLEPEGLHTNEVYVQGMSSSLPAEIQVEFMQTIPGLEHCKMMRAGYAIEYDCLDPLQLKASLEHKQISGLFSAGQSNGTSGYEEAAAQGLIAGINAARKLQGKPPLILGRSDAYIGVLIDDLVTKGTQEPYRMMTSRAEYRLLLRQDNADLRLTQKGRDIGLVSDERYAAFTEKRDAIERTLFDLSKRNLAPSEENQAKIVAMGSVPLKSSINMLELLRRPEITYEKLQKAFDLPELPAVTADEINVQVKYKGYIDKQKQEVERALKLENRLLPDDIDYSKMHELSSEAMEKLTKRRPVSIGQASRISGVSPADISVLMVYLEARRRKGEEA is encoded by the coding sequence ATGATCGTTGTAGATCATTATGATGTCGTGGTAGTTGGTGCAGGGCATGCCGGTTGTGAGGCTGCTCTGGCGGCTGCCCGTATGGGACAAAAGACCTTGCTGGCCACACTGTCCATGGATAATATTGCCCTGATGCCGTGCAATCCTTCTGTAGGAGGGCCGGCTAAAGGTCATTTGGTGCGTGAAATCGATGCTCTGGGCGGGCAGATGGGTATCAGCGCCGATGAAGCGTGCATCCAGATGCGGATGCTCAATACCGGTAAAGGCTACGCTGTACAGGCTCTTCGTGCCCAGGCTGATAAACCGCTCTACCATACCATCATGAAACAAGTTGTGGAAAACCAGGAACGGCTGGATGTGAAGCAGCTCATGATTGATAAGCTGCTCATCAAAAATGGTGCAGTCCAGGGTGTGGAAGCCGAAACCGGCGAAGTTTTTGAAGCAGACTGCGTAATCCTGGCGACAGGTACCTACCTGCGGGGCCGTATTCTTTACGGTGAAGTGGCCTATATGGCGGGTCCTAACGGACAGCGTTCCGCCATGAAACTGACCGATTCCCTGTGGAAAGCAGGACTTGACTTGATGCGCTTTAAAACCGGTACCCCGGCCCGTGTAGACCGCCGCAGTATCGATTTTTCCAAGACGATACCACAGTATGGAGATGAACAGCTGCGTAACTTCTCTTTCATCAGTCCGATTACCCATCGTGACCAGGTGCCTTGTTACCTGACTTACACGAATCCCCGGACGCATAAAATTATCCGGGATAACTTAAATCGAAGCTGCATGTTCAACGGAACGATCGAAGGTGTCGGCCCCCGCTATTGCCCGAGCATCGAATCCAAGATTGTTCGTTTTGCTGATAAGGACCGCCATCAGCTCTTTCTGGAACCGGAAGGCCTGCACACCAACGAAGTCTATGTGCAGGGTATGAGTTCTTCTCTGCCGGCTGAAATCCAGGTGGAATTTATGCAGACGATTCCCGGCCTGGAGCACTGCAAAATGATGCGTGCCGGTTATGCTATCGAATATGACTGCCTGGATCCGCTGCAGCTAAAAGCCAGTTTGGAACATAAGCAGATCAGCGGACTCTTTAGTGCCGGTCAGTCCAACGGCACGAGCGGCTATGAAGAAGCAGCTGCCCAGGGTCTGATTGCCGGTATCAATGCAGCCCGCAAACTGCAGGGCAAACCGCCTCTCATTCTGGGACGCAGCGACGCTTATATCGGCGTGCTGATTGATGATCTTGTCACGAAAGGGACACAGGAACCTTACCGCATGATGACAAGCCGGGCCGAGTACCGGCTGCTTCTCCGCCAGGATAATGCGGATTTGCGTCTCACGCAGAAAGGACGCGATATTGGGCTTGTTTCGGACGAACGGTATGCTGCTTTTACGGAAAAACGGGATGCTATCGAGCGGACCTTGTTTGATCTTTCCAAACGTAACCTGGCGCCTTCTGAAGAAAATCAGGCGAAGATTGTAGCTATGGGCTCCGTTCCTCTGAAGTCTTCCATCAATATGCTGGAACTGCTCCGCCGCCCTGAAATTACCTATGAAAAATTGCAAAAGGCTTTTGATCTCCCTGAACTGCCGGCAGTAACTGCTGATGAAATCAACGTTCAGGTAAAATATAAGGGTTATATCGATAAACAAAAACAGGAAGTCGAACGGGCTTTGAAACTTGAAAATCGCCTGCTTCCGGATGATATTGATTATTCCAAGATGCATGAACTGTCTTCCGAAGCCATGGAAAAGCTGACGAAACGCCGTCCCGTCTCAATCGGTCAGGCCAGCCGAATTTCCGGTGTCTCCCCTGCCGATATCAGTGTGCTCATGGTTTATTTGGAAGCAAGACGCCGTAAAGGAGAAGAAGCATGA
- the mnmE gene encoding tRNA uridine-5-carboxymethylaminomethyl(34) synthesis GTPase MnmE: MDDTISAIATALGVGAIGVIRISGSDALKIANEIFRGTHPLSPDRARYMTYGHIVDDNGEIIDEVLAVYMPGPHSYTGEDVVEIQCHGGREALQEILRMTFAHGARSAEPGEFTKRAFLNGRVDLTEAEAVMDIITAKSKRALMAANRGHRGALSRKISRIRADLRQLVVHLEAVIDYPEDDIEEVTYDHAVKVLRQGCDDLEALVKEGATGRILREGLRIAIVGRPNVGKSSLLNRLLQADRAIVSSIPGTTRDVIEEQMTLDGIPLVLTDTAGLRDTDDYVEQIGVKRSKSILEDAQLALVLVDGSRELTDEDRALMDSVKDRPHLILINKTDLPTKVDTKLLQQTYGEDCCFPVSVKNGDGMEQANAFLKRFVCGEGSDENLGTMTQNARQQTLLHSAFDHLKASLSDAENHLPYDCLTIDLTEILHELGEITGEDVPDEIINEIFAQFCVGK, encoded by the coding sequence ATGGACGATACTATCAGTGCGATTGCTACGGCCCTTGGCGTAGGTGCTATCGGTGTAATCCGGATAAGCGGCTCGGACGCCCTGAAAATTGCCAATGAGATTTTTCGCGGTACCCATCCCCTCTCGCCTGACCGGGCACGATACATGACGTACGGTCATATTGTGGATGATAACGGAGAAATCATTGATGAAGTACTGGCGGTCTATATGCCGGGGCCCCATTCTTATACAGGGGAAGATGTCGTGGAAATCCAGTGCCATGGCGGACGTGAAGCCCTGCAGGAGATTCTGCGGATGACTTTCGCGCACGGGGCACGTTCGGCTGAGCCGGGCGAATTTACCAAACGGGCTTTCCTGAACGGCCGTGTTGATTTAACGGAAGCAGAAGCTGTCATGGATATTATTACGGCTAAAAGCAAACGGGCTCTGATGGCGGCTAACCGCGGTCACAGGGGAGCACTTTCCCGTAAAATCAGCCGCATTCGTGCGGATCTGCGTCAGCTCGTGGTGCATCTGGAAGCAGTTATCGATTATCCGGAAGACGATATCGAAGAAGTAACTTACGATCATGCTGTTAAAGTGCTGCGGCAGGGATGCGATGACCTGGAAGCTCTTGTGAAAGAAGGAGCGACGGGCCGTATCCTGCGCGAAGGACTGCGGATTGCCATTGTGGGCCGTCCGAATGTCGGTAAATCAAGTCTTCTCAATCGTTTGCTTCAGGCAGACCGGGCTATTGTTTCCTCGATTCCCGGAACGACGCGCGACGTCATCGAGGAGCAGATGACACTTGACGGGATTCCTCTTGTACTGACAGACACGGCAGGCCTGCGGGATACTGATGATTACGTCGAGCAGATTGGGGTCAAGCGGTCAAAATCAATCTTGGAAGATGCACAGTTGGCCCTCGTTCTCGTAGACGGATCGAGGGAATTGACAGATGAAGACCGGGCACTGATGGATAGTGTCAAAGATCGGCCGCATCTGATCCTGATCAACAAGACAGATTTGCCGACGAAAGTTGATACCAAATTACTGCAGCAGACCTATGGTGAAGACTGCTGTTTCCCGGTCTCCGTAAAAAACGGAGATGGTATGGAACAGGCAAATGCTTTCTTGAAACGTTTTGTCTGCGGTGAAGGCTCCGACGAAAACTTGGGAACGATGACCCAGAATGCCCGCCAGCAGACACTGCTGCATTCGGCTTTTGACCATCTGAAGGCTAGCCTCAGTGATGCGGAGAACCATCTCCCCTATGACTGCCTGACGATTGATTTGACCGAGATTCTGCATGAACTTGGCGAAATCACAGGGGAAGATGTGCCGGACGAAATTATCAATGAAATTTTTGCGCAGTTCTGCGTTGGGAAATAA
- a CDS encoding protein jag, producing MNSVEKTAKTVDEAVQAALDELGVTKEQVNVEVLEEGKSSILGFFSRNAKVRVTVKEEAAPAEEAPAAVSEPEAPQAETSETKAEAAEVPSGAEADKEADKAAEEADRQETAAKAKAFLEEISKAMGMNLIIEKFVNHKDGDILLKLHGDGLGVLIGKHGQTLDALQYLTNLAANKGHKEWNRVILDAENYRQRRRETLEKLARHLAQRVKRSGRKAMLEPMNPYERKIVHMSLQDDPEVTTYSEGEEPYRKVVIDLK from the coding sequence ATGAACAGCGTAGAAAAAACAGCCAAAACAGTAGATGAAGCCGTTCAGGCCGCTTTGGATGAATTAGGCGTTACCAAAGAACAAGTAAATGTAGAAGTCCTTGAAGAAGGAAAGAGCTCTATCCTCGGTTTCTTCAGCCGCAATGCCAAAGTACGCGTTACGGTAAAAGAAGAAGCAGCGCCTGCTGAAGAAGCGCCTGCAGCAGTTTCCGAACCGGAAGCTCCTCAGGCAGAGACGAGCGAAACTAAGGCTGAAGCTGCCGAAGTACCGTCTGGTGCAGAGGCTGATAAAGAAGCCGATAAGGCTGCAGAAGAAGCTGACCGCCAGGAGACGGCTGCCAAGGCTAAGGCTTTTCTTGAAGAAATTTCCAAGGCAATGGGAATGAACCTGATTATTGAAAAATTCGTCAATCACAAGGATGGCGATATTTTACTGAAACTGCACGGCGACGGACTGGGTGTCCTGATTGGCAAACATGGTCAGACCCTTGACGCGCTGCAGTACCTGACCAATCTGGCGGCCAACAAGGGCCACAAGGAATGGAACCGCGTTATTCTCGACGCTGAAAATTATCGTCAGCGCCGCCGGGAAACCTTGGAAAAACTGGCACGGCATCTGGCTCAACGGGTGAAACGGTCCGGTAGAAAAGCTATGCTGGAACCGATGAATCCGTATGAACGGAAAATTGTTCATATGAGTCTGCAGGACGATCCCGAAGTCACCACGTACAGTGAGGGCGAAGAACCGTACCGCAAGGTTGTCATCGATTTGAAATAA